One Numida meleagris isolate 19003 breed g44 Domestic line chromosome 6, NumMel1.0, whole genome shotgun sequence genomic region harbors:
- the MAPK1IP1L gene encoding MAPK-interacting and spindle-stabilizing protein-like, translating into MSGTDDFSLADALPDQSPAKTSKVSSGKPGQQPGQPPQGWPPSNPWNNPSAPPAGPSALPPNTSASSVPFGPPPTGMYPSMPPGPPAPFPPPPTGPSCPPPGGPYPPPAVPGPVPPGQYPPPNMPFPELPRPYGGPTEPAAPPAPVGPWGSMPSGAWGPTMGGQYPAPSMPYPPPGPYSAPTQTPGAAPTVPWGTVPPGTWGPSPPGPFPPPTGSYPAPGLYPTPPNPFQVPSGPAGAPSMPGGPHPYR; encoded by the exons ATGTCTGGAACTGATGATTTTTCG TTGGCAGATGCTTTACCCGATCAGTCTCCAGCTAAAACCTCCAAAGTGAGCAGTGGGAAGCCCGGCCAGCAGCCCGGCCAGCCGCCGCAGGGTTGGCCTCCATCGAACCCCTGGAACAACCCGAGCGCGCCGCCCGCGGGGCCGAGCGCGCTGCCGCCGAACACGTCCGCTTCCAGCGTGCCCTTCGGACCTCCGCCTACAGGAATGTATCCTTCAATGCCCCCCGGACCGCCTGctccatttcctcctcctcctacCGGACCCTCTTGCCCTCCTCCTGGAGGTCCATATCCGCCCCCAGCTGTGCCGGGTCCCGTCCCACCAGGGCAGTATCCTCCACCCAACATGCCCTTTCCAGAGCTTCCAAGACCTTATGGCGGTCCAACGGAGCCAGCTGCGCCTCCTGCTCCCGTTGGGCCGTGGGGATCCATGCCCTCTGGAGCATGGGGACCGACAATGGGAGGGCAGTATCCTGCACCCAGCATGCCATATCCACCCCCGGGGCCATACTCTGCTCCTACCCAGACTCCAGGGGCAGCGCCAACAGTACCGTGGGGTACAGTCCCACCTGGAACGTGGGGACCTTCACCgccaggtccgtttcctccaccCACAGGATCGTACCCGGCTCCAGGACTGTATCCTACGCCCCCTAATCCTTTTCAAGTGCCGTCTGGTCCTGCTGGTGCTCCGTCAATGCCTGGTGGTCCCCAT CCTTACCGTTGA